The nucleotide sequence CATTGGAAACCTCTCGTACTCGACGGGCAATGATGAGCTCAAGGCCGCTTTCGAGCAGGCCGGCTCCTCGCTCACGTCAGCAGAGGTCGTCATGGATCGCATGTCCGGCCGCTCCCGCGGTTTCGGTTTCGTCTCTTACGAGGACGATGCCGATGCCCAGGCCGCGATCGACATGTGGGACGGCAAGGACCTCGACGGTCGTTCCCTCAAGGTGAACGTCGCCCGTCCTCGCGAAGAGCGCCCACAGTTCTAACTGTGTCGCCCGCAGCAACACTCCGTGCATCACGCACGGAGTGTTGCGCTGTACGCCTCGCCCGCAGCGGCCGTAGGGCTTCGCCCGTTCCCCTCCCTTCCGCCAGGGGAGATGTGGTCTGAAAAAGTAGAACGTGAGCCATTTTCGTGGTATACTTGATACTCGGGCGTAAGAATTCCGAGCGTTGGTTACATGCCTTCACTGGTCCGCGTTCCGTTGCTTTATCCTCCTTTTTCGTATTCGATGGGGAGTGGTGGTATACGTACT is from bacterium and encodes:
- a CDS encoding RNA-binding protein, whose protein sequence is MTKLYIGNLSYSTGNDELKAAFEQAGSSLTSAEVVMDRMSGRSRGFGFVSYEDDADAQAAIDMWDGKDLDGRSLKVNVARPREERPQF